Within the Balaenoptera acutorostrata chromosome 10, mBalAcu1.1, whole genome shotgun sequence genome, the region GGCTCGCCTTTACCCACGACTTTGGGGCAGGGAACCAGCCCAGCTAGACTTACCTgagtccttttcctctctcctctgccttcctccaaACCCCAAGGAAATCAGAGCCAGCTGCCTGGTTTCTTGGGGCTGTTGAGCTGTTTCTCCTGGCCCTCTAGGGATGACCTCAGTGTCAGCAGACGGGGCttcccccacccatcccagctCCTCTTCCAGGCTCGAGAGTGGTGGTATGCAGGACTGGAACCCAGGCTTGGGACCTGAGGGACCCTTGGGTCCACCAGGAGGTGGGAGTTTGGGCTCAATCTGCAGAGGAAGGATAAGCTGCACCAGAGTTGGGGGATGGAGTGCTCTCTCTGAAACAGGGAAATTGAGGCCTGCAGCCCAAGGACAGGGATGAGGCCCTGCCAGGCATGATGGGAGCGGGGAGCCGTCCCTTCATGGTAAGAAGCCTTCTGACTCTGGTCAGGTCATGCAGGACTGGCTGAGGCCCAAGTGGGGAACGGAAGTGAGAGGTTTCTGGAATCCTCCAGTGTGGCAGAGAAGGGCCAAAGGCATTTTAAATCACAGGACCATGTGCTCACGGCTGACAACACAGAGTCCAGAAGGAAGGCGGGATCCCAGTTCTGACTCATCCACTTCCCGGTGTCCCCTCTGGCTCTGGAGGATGAGCTGGTGTGGGGGGAAGGATAAGCAGGTAGTCAAAGGAAAGAGCCAGGACAGGAGGGCTCCAGCAGGCAGACCAGTGAGTGCAAAGGCCTGAAGAGAGAGCAGGCAAGATGATGtaggggcctgggctgggcaaCCAGAGAGTCCTGGACCCTGATGGGAGgcgaggaggtggggagaggggccgTGCCAGATCACTGAGGGCCATGCTGGCCTGTGCCCGGGTGGTGGGAGGCTTCAGAGCAGGGGAGGACCAGGTCTGATTCTCaaaagatccctctggctgctcGGTGGGGAATGGACTGTGGGGATGGAACAGGGGGCTGCGAAGGAGGCTAGTGAGGTGGTCTACGGGAGAGATAGGAGGGCCTGGACTATGTAGTGACAGCGGACAGATTCTGGGTATGGGAAGGATTAGCCATGGAAGTAGAAAGAGCATTTGATAGCACACATGCTATGTGCAGGATACAGCCCCCTCTCCTTATGGGGCGAGTAGCTTGCCCATGCCCCCACCCTGCCAATGTTGGCCCCCTGCCACCCCAGTGATGGGAAACAGCTGGTAGAGCAAAGGGTTCCCTGTAGAGCCTGGAGCCAGGTAAGAGCCAGCTGGAAACCCCTGGGCTGGGGGAAAGGAGCTCTGGGTTCTTAGTCTGGGGCCCAGCCCCCTGCCACAGCTGGGGTTGTAACCatgggccttagtttccccacctGTCAAATGAGTTGACAGCCCTCCCAGGGCTGGTGCAAAGCCTGGACATGGGGCCAGAAGGAAACAAGACTTGAAACCGTCAGGTGGGCTCCTGATCAGTAAGACCACAGGGGCCTGTGTGTGGGAGCCCCAGGCAGGCATATCCACCCTCCTACCAGACCGTCCTTCCCACTTGCTCGTGTTTATGTGTTTCCTTCCCATCACCTGGGCCACAATGACTCACCCCAGGCCTCATGGGTAAGTGAGTAACTGGCTGGGGCTGGAGCCAGGCCCTTGGGCAAGACATTTCCCTtcctaggcctcagttttctcatctgtagaatggacaGACAAGCCCTGCTCTGCTCACCTCACTGGGGACTCTGGGGCAATGCGGGGCTGAGTTGGCGAACACTGCACTGGCATGAGGGCCATGGGGTAGGGCCTTTATGCTGGGATCAGGCCTGCTTGACATCAGTCCCAAGTCAGCCAGCCCTGAGCAGGCCTTGAAATGTTCACTTGCCCAGGCTGACCAGCCCAGCAGACCCCCATACTCTGAGGGGAACCCCATGCCCAAGAGAGCTTGGAACAGAGGGCAGCTGGGGTCATGAGAAGGGCCTGGCTGGGCCCCAGGACTCTGTGTGACCACGTGGGGGACTCCAGTGATGAAGGGAGGCTCACACAGGGGAAGTCGCAGAGGGGAGGCTCCACTGGGTAGAGAGTGGAAAATGCTGGGCCCTGCAGGGTAGGATTCGGAGCAGGGGCAGACTCTGCTGAGGTTAAGCAGGGCAGGCTTCCTGCGGTCATGGCCCCTCAGAAGCTGGAGATAATTTCGAGGGTGGGCATGGAATGAGGAAGTGTGTGGAGGCAGGGGTGCTGTGTCTGGGGCACCGAGTAGGAAGCAGGAGGAGGTCAGAGTGAagtgagctgggggtggggacagagaagCATAGCTGGTCTGGCTATGAATTGAGACGTTAGCAAAAAGGTTTTACCTCCCGTGTCTACCACAGTTAATCAACTGGTCCTGCCTGCTTGGAAGGGTTTTCAGGCCAGAGAATGGTTCAGCAAGTCCTGTGATTGACTAGTAATGCCTGCCAGGGATGAAACGTGGCCGAGTGGTGAGCCTTCCACACTGAGGCAGGCCCCAGTGGGCTGGTGTGTGGCTGGGAAAGGCACACTCTCAAATGAGTAGCCCCAGGGAGTCCACCTGGGGAGGTTGGCCAAGGGCCTGCAGTCACTgctgggtggggagcagggagagaggaaTTACATCTGTCTAGTTCCCCCTCTGAGGTCCCACTTCACTGCCCTGCACACTCCCTTACCCAGGGCAGGTGCTCAGAAAATGAGCCTGAATGGGAGGGGAGGCTCCTCCAGAGGCAAGGCTCTCTTCGCTCTTCCCCTCCACCTTCTCCAGGTGGCTTTGGGGAGTTCCCAGATCTTCTAGGCCCTGGCTTCCATCCTGCCAGGTCTTGTTCTCTGATTTTCCTGGGTGTGGCCCTCTCTCTCACCTGCTCCCCAGGGCCCTGACCTCCTACCCCCTCTGCCCCAACacctgggcaggggagggagaggatggaCAGGCTGGGCCCCCAGCAGCAGAGCTGTCCCAGGCAACAGCTTCCCTGTGCCATGCTGCCATcacccagggcctggcagccCCCTGCTGGGAGGCAGGCCGGGATGGACTTCTGTTCCATCCAGAACTAGTCACCGCGGAGATCCCAGCAACGGCCAATATGGAAGGGTGAGCCCAGGTGACTGGAGGGCTGTGGGAGAAGAACATGGATTCCATCAGCCTGTAACAGCCCCTCTGGGTTATCTGTCTGTGGGCACCCCTCCAGCAAGAGTGGCAAGTGCCCACACATACAGGGTCTGTTTGCATGTGTGCATATcacagtgagtgtgtgtgtgcatgtgtactgTACATTTCTGCACTCGTGCATAGGTCTGTATttgtatgcacacacatatgtgccTGTGagcatatatgcatgtataggTAGATCTATGTGTGTTTGGGCCTGTATTATGTGTccttacgtgtgtgtgtgtgtgtgtgtgtgtgtgtgtgtgtgtgtgtgtacgtgcataTGCATGGATGTGTACAGCCAGGAGTTCTGTGCAGGGCAGGAGAGTTGCCAGGCTTTTCACAGTCCACTCCTGGCCTGGCTTAGACACTACTTGTTCTGACTGCAACCCAGGCAGGCACCTCACCAAGGGATGCGGGAGAAGCTGTCCCAAGGTTCAGGGGCAAGCAGAGTGACCCCTAGTCTGGGTCTCAGGCAGGGCTCTGATGGCACATCTCCCCCAGCCTAGTGGAGCTGCCCTTGGCAGAGACTGGCTCTGTCACCAGCAGCAGGCATCATGGACTGGagtgccctgcccctgccccagcccctgccccagcccctgctcagcTCTCATAGTGGGAAATAGACCTTGATTGGAAAGCTGCCCTCCTGGAAGCAAGCAGGAGCTCATCCCAAATTTGTGCTAGCCTCCTTAGGGTAGGAGGGCAAGAAACtgaccctcctcccctcctgcccctccagcaTATGCCATTCAAACATGCTGGCCCATCTCTAAGAAATCCAGGGGCAATAGTGGGAAAAGGAAAGTCTGCTTCCAAGATGCTTAAACTATTCTTGGTAACACAGCTCCTGGGTCACCATGCCATGTGGACGTGTGTTTGGGGGGGGGTGGTACACACCAGTTCATATCTGTTCAGTTCACATCAAACATCCCACCATCACAGCTAAGCCTtgctggtctgggaagctccctTCACTGTGTGGCTCTGGGTCTGGATGTGTGCAGACAGGGAAGGTAGCTTCAAACGTGCCTCATGGGTTCGGGCCTGGCAACTGGGGGACGAGGGATGAGACAGAGACGGCAGGAGGAGAAATGGCCTTGAGGAGGGGCAGGCATACCATTGGACATCCAAAGGGAGAAAGTCTGGTGGGCGGTGTAACCATGACTGTGATAGAGCCCAGAGCAAAGTTGGGGGGCAGGGGTCCTGGGATCACAGATCAGGGGGGCTAATCTAGCCTGGAGGATCAGAGGAAGCCTCCCTGAGGGTGACACCTGAGCTGGGATATTCTAGAAGGCAGGCAAAGGGTGAGAGCAAAAAAATGTCCTGAGGGAAGAGTgtgtgcaaaggcctggaggggTGTGGGAGAGGGGTACAGCCCGCAGAGAGTTCAAATACACCCCACCCGCAGCTCCCCTCCTGAGACCCAATCACCCCCAGGGACCCACACCTGTTCTGGGGCCCCCCTGCCCCTCAGGGAGACCCTAGTGAGTGGGGCACCTCTCCCAGGGGCTGCAGGTGAGGGAGGGTCTGAACCTTGAAGGGCAGGAAAGGCCACATTCCTGAGGAAGAGGAATGTCTTTGATCCCAAGCTCTCACCCAAGGTACCAGGTCCCCTCTCCCAGTATCCTTGAGGGAGGGTCACAGGTGCAGAGCAAGGCCCTGGGCAGGGGCAGCTCTGGCCTCTTGCTGTCTGACCATAGGCAAGTTCTTGTTATGCTCTGAGCCGTGTATGTCAGAGGGTTCTGTGTCTGTTCCTCGCCCCATCCCCTAACACCCAAGGGCAGCCCTGCTGGGATCCACTTTACGCATTGTGTCTAGCGGTTAAAGGAGGCAGGGCTTCCACTCAGGAACCAAGGCTTTGGGGCTCTCCTCCGGCCAGGGTGATGGGGGCCCAGGACCACTGCAGCATCTGCCATGGCCAGGCTAATTCTCTTCCACACCTTTGCTCCCCCTGTCACCCCCTCCCCAGATGCTCTCCCTTCTCCTGTACTCAGTCAAACCCTGCCTCTTTTTACATCCCTGCGGGAggatgccccccaccccccagggagTCTTCCCAATTCCACACATCCTCACAGGTCTCTCCTCCAGGGTGGCTGTCCCTGCTAGAGGAGTCCAGAGGGTGAGGGAGACTAGGGAGCCATCACAAGCTAATGTGAGGGGTGGTAGGCCTCCTCCCCTCTTCCGGGAGGGGCTTCCTCGCGCACGGGGGATGGAGACTGGGGGGGCACAGTGGAGGGTCCCCTTGCAGTTGTGCCCCCACTAGTGAGAACAATGGTCAACTCCTCATCAGGCACTGCTGTAGGCGAAGCTCCAACAGGCCCCCAACAAGCCTGTGGCCAGCAGGTCCCCTCCCTTGTGGGTCTGCTCAGGCCTCTCTTTTGAGTGAGGTGCTGGTTGTCTCCATCCCTGACAACCAGCACCTGGACTACCGGCCAAGGGGCCTGGCTTCAGAGAACCACCCTCCCAGCCTGACAGATTTGTGATGGACTGGTTGGGCACTGTCCAGACCAGCACGATCCCACGtgggaaaaactgaggcccagagaggtgggaACCATACTTGGGCCACACAACACGTCAGCAGGTGGCAGGGCAGAATCCACATCTGGGCCCCTCAGGCCCCGGGAGCCCTTTCCACTCTTCCTAGGTCCCCAGGGAAGTAGGCTCTGCCCAGCAACCCTAGGACAAGCCTGCGCGGGAGGCCAGAGACCTGATTCTCCTATCACCTCTCTGGGCATCGAATCTTGGGTGATAAGGCCACCTATGATTGCAATGCTGTCATCTTGCTGGGAGTGTGACTGTGGGAGAGATCCCTGCTTCTTTTCGACACAGCCCTGCAGCGGGATGAAACCCTTCACGTAGACTATCCTTCGCATGGacaaaggggggtggggggagggaggtgggcggCGGGGACTGACCCAGGGCCGCCCCTCTTCGTGCCTTCCTGTCAGCGGAAAGCTCAAATCCTGCGGATTCCAGAAGCACTCCCTTCGGCAAATCTCAAGCACCAGCGCCCTTCATCTCTGACGCTAACCTCCCTCCAGCTGGGTGTAGAGGCAAGGTGGCGGGGAGCCGACCAGCCTCGGGCAGAGTGTGAAGGATAAACCCCAAGGATGTGGGAGCACTCCGCCCAGCAGGGAACGGACCAGACGAACCGCAGGATCAGCCGCGAGCTCCCTCCCGACGCAGACAACCCTGACTCAGTAGGGAAAGTGCGGCAGGCCCTGCGCACGCGCACCGCTCGAGTCGAGCCGCTTTGTTCCAGCGCTACCTGCGGATCCATTCACCTACTCCGCCTAGGCAGCCTGCGAGCCGATACACAGCGCTCCCTGAGACCCCGCCCACTTCCCGCGCTGGGTGGAACTTTCGGCGGGCCCCGCCTTCCTCTCTCCGCCCCACCGTCTCCTTCGGCCGCGATTGGCCACCTGCGTGGCGCACTCCCGCCTACCACGGAAGTTGATTGGTGCgttgggaggtgggaggaggagagccGATTAAAGAGGATCCCCCTAGCACCCGCTCCAGTGGAAAAGTCACGTGGCGCTTCACTCGGCGCCTGTCACCACCCCGCTCGTGAAGCTTCCTTAAAGGGCCCGCTCTCTCTTCCCAGGTCCTTTCAGGATTTCTTCACCCCTGCCCGTGGAGGGTGGCACGGCCTTGGGCCGTCCTACTCCGCCAGTCGCCTAGGTGCTGATCTCCCCTCAGGCCTGCTGGGGTGAGACTACCTTCAGGTCTTCAAGCGTGTAGCCCTCATTGGGACTATGCAAGTTGCCAGAAACGGTGACCGCCTAAGCACAGGTCATGGCACGTAGTAGGCGTTCAATttccatttgttgaatgaactcgctgagaatgaatgaatggagttgACAGGAGGAGGGGGCTTTGGCTCAGCCTGATCGCCCCTTCCCTTCGCCACATCCCCGGGGAAACTCTGCTTCCGTGAACGTAGGAAGGGGATGCCACGCGTAGGACGCCCCCAGGGCAGCCCTTCAGGGTAGGGCACAGAAGAGCTGGGAGCGTGGGATAGGGGACCCGAGAGGGTCTTGGACGGGCCCCCAGGCGAGTCATAATCAGTTCTGGGCCAGGCGAGACGGCGGCAGCGCTGAGGCGGGGCGAAGGCCGGGGCGCAGGTCTCCGGGCACACGGGACCGCTCGCGCGCCCGCGTACCCCGTGGGGAGGGGCGGCGGAGTTACGGCGCCTTTAAGCTCGGGCGCCggccccgcggccccgccccccggAGGACGCCTCGGCGCGCGGCCGTCCGAGACGCCGTTTAATTGGGGCTGTCAGGCCGCGGCGCGCGCGGAGGGCCGGGCGGGACGGAGGCCGGGAGGCCGGGGCGGCGGGCGTGCAGCTCGGCGGGAGGCGGGCGCCCGGAGACGCGGCTGGGGCCCGCGCGGCCGGGGCGCCGTCCCAGGGCAGGGCTGCCCGGCCCCGGCCCGCCCGCGCTCCCCATGAAAAACCAGCTCCGCGGCCCCCCAGCGCGGGCGCACATGTCGGCCTCGGGGGCGTCGGCGGCTGGGGGCACCGGGGCGGGGTCGGAGCCCGGTGCGGGGTCTGGTTCCGGCGCCGGTACCGGGGCAGGCGCGGCGGCGGGTGCGGGGGCCATGCCTTGCAAGAGCGCCGAGTGGCTGCAGGAGGAGCTGGAGGCGCGCGGCGGCGCGTCCCTGCTGCTGCTCGACTGCCGGCCGCACGAGCTCTTCGAGTCGTCGCACATCGAGACGGCCATCAACCTGGCTATCCCGGGCCTCATGCTGCGCCGCTTGCGCAAGGGCAACCTGCCCATCCGCTCCATCATCCCCAACCACGCCGACAAGGAGCGTTTCGCTACGCGCTGCAAGGCGGCCACCGTGTTGCTCTACGACGAGGCCACGGCCGAGTGGCAGCCAGAGCCCGGCGCTCCCGCTTCGGTGCTTGGCCTTCTCCTGCAAAAGCTGCGCGACGACGGCTGCCAGGCCTACTACCTCCAAGGTGAGGGCAGCACCGAGACCCTGTCTGGGATTTGGGCTCTCCCGCGGCTCCTGGGTGCCCCAGCCGGAGGCCGCTTTCTCTCCCCGTGCCCAGCCTGCCCGGCTGGCGCCACGTCGCCCCCGGCCCGCATTCTCCTCTCCCGGGCGTCCGGCCCCAGCTGTGCGGGTTTAGGCTGGCACGCGGGCCTCCTCTACACCCCTTTCTGGGCACGATCTAAGTGGGTCGAACAAACTTCTCCCCgcctgggctttccttttttcGTGTTGTTGGGGCTATGGCAGCTCCTCGGTTCCCCGTGAGTCCCTCAAAGGAGGGAGGGTCCCCTCCTGGGCACCCAAGTTCAGCTCCTACAGCCTGGAATGCGTGTTCCTGGAAGGCCACGGTCAGGACAGGAGCTTTTCATAATCGTCCCCGCCCCCGCCAGGGAATAGGGATCATTTGGGTTGGGGGACTCCGGGCATCCCCGCGTGGGTCTCATCACTTGGGAATCACTGCCTCTTGGAGGCGCTTGGGGCAGGGCTGTAAGCAGTGTTCCTTGCCCCAGCTCTGGTTTTCTGGGACCCCCAAGTCCTCAGCCTGCCACCCCAGAGATTGTGGAAAGGGGAGGCAGCGCTGGGAGGCGAGTGGCTGCAGCCGGTGTTTCCAATTAACATTCCAAAATGGCCTCTTGCTGGCAGCGGGGCGGGCAggcgggaggggagaggaggcctGCGGCACCCTCGGGCGCAGGGCCCATCCTTAGCTGCAAGACGCTCCCCATTTCTTGTCCCTGTAAAGCCCCCAGCAGCCTCTCCTTCTGTGGGTCCAAGGCTTGGGGGGGACCTTGTGTTATAAAGGGGTGGGTTCTGGAGAGGTGGAACTGGGACCCCTTTTATGAACTTGCCCGTGCCGTGGGAAAGAGCCAGCAGATACCTTCACACTATTTCCCGTGTGGTTGAGAGTGGGGCTCAAGCACCCGATTCCCAGTCAGGGGGCCCAGGCCCTCTCTGCCTCTAGCTGACCCAGATGCAGCTCTGGCCCCTGCGGTCTCATCTATAAGAGGGGTTTGCAAACCCACAGGTGTTGGCCTGAGATGGGGTTGTTTGCTTTCCTTTACCGCTTAAAAGTTGCTGAGCACCCATGGGTGCCAGGTGTGCATGGGAGCTGTGGAAGAGGAATGAGCTGGAGTCTGTCCTCAAGTGCCCTAAAGTTGGTTGTATGGCTGGGGCCCTGAAGCCCTATGGGTAAGGGTATGGAGCTCAGGCATGTTACTTTATCACTtggggcttcagtttccccatctgtgaagtgggtCGTAGGATAGTTGTGGAGAAGATAGGAGGAGGTACATGTGTAAATATGTAGCACCGCCCGTGTTGTCCATTGTTGGTGTTACGGTGCTTGCCGTGGGGCGCCCTGGCTGCTGTTGGTCTTGTGCAGCCTGTTTGGTCTGGGGACACTGGCATCGTCAGTCTCTCATCCGGGCCCTGTCTCATTCTGGCCACAGGTGGTTTCAACAAGTTCCAGACAGAGTACTCAGAACACTGCGAGACCAACGTGGACAGCTCGTCCTCGCCAAGTGGCTCACCGCCCACCTCAGTGCTGGGTCTGGGGGGCCTACGCATCAGCTCTGACTGCTCAGATGGTGAGTCGGACAGAGAGCTGCCCAGCAGTGCCACCGAGTCAGACGGCAGCCCTGTGCCATCCAGCCAACCGGCCTTCCCCGTCCAGATCCTGCCCTACCTCTACCTCGGCTGCGCCAAGGACTCCACCAACCTGGATGTGCTCGGCAAGTACGGCATCAAGTATATCCTCAATGTCACGCCCAACCTGCCCAATGCCTTCGAGCACGGGGGCGAGTTCACCTACAAGCAGATCCCCATCTCTGACCACTGGAGCCAGAACCTCTCCCAGTTCTTCCCTGAGGCCATCAGCTTCATCGGTAAGTGCTGCTGCGTTTCGGGCAGGGTGGGTGGGCTTGCGCATCAAGGTGTGTATGGGACTCTGGGTGTTGCCCGTGCCTGGCTGGGTATCTCTGGGCCTGTCAAGACCTGTGTGTGCCCTGCATGTGCCAGCATGTGCCCATGGGTGTACCCAGGCCCACTGTGAGTCACCGAGGCCCTCGGGGCCTGAGCAGTCCCCCGACTCCCAGGCTCCCCGCAGCTGTTGGAGCCTCGTGGACTCTGCTGTCCAGCTTGGGTTTTTCTGGCTGCGCTGTTTCGGGCTCAGCAAGCTGAAACATCCCAGCTCTCAGACCTCCCACGGGCCTTGCTTGCTTTGTGTCACGCCTCAGCGCACATGTCTCTTTAGGGGCTGTCACGGAGCCTCTTTGGGCTTTACTGTGTACCTGAGGGGGCTAAAGTGTGGCCTGGAGCCAAAGGCCTACCCAAAACTGGCAGCTGTTGTGACGTGATGACCCAAAGGGCCTTGGCGGGGCCTCAGATGCTCCCGGCAGCCTGTGGGGCTTGCTTGGCATATAGGGGGTATCCAGAGAGTATGGGGAGAGGCTGAGGAAGCCCTCCCCAGAGTAGTGTGTTCTGCTGTCTGGCTTAGCGCCCTCTGAGCCCCCTGCATCCGCAGCCTCAGCTGACTCGGGTTCCTTATCTTTGACCTCCCATCCTGCTTTCTCCTTGGCCAGCTGGAGGCTGTTTAGATGGCAGGTCGTCTTTGGGTTCAGCTCTCACCCAGGATTCAGGAAAGGGACACAAGATCAGGGTGAATGTAAACCCTGGGCTCTCCGAGCCTGGTGACCCAGTGTTCTGTCCAGCCTCcggtggcagggagggggtggcccGGCAGTCGTTTCCCTCTGGCGGCTATGTCCAGTGGAGGGCGTTTTGGTGTCAGCTGGGCTGGGCTCGTGTTAATAACAGGAAGTGGGAGGCTTCCCCGCCTCATCCGCTTACTGGGAACCAAAAGTAGGTGCCtggctgggaggaaggaaggaagctgaggcctgggggaggggctgtgtcGGGGGCTATCCAGAGCTTCCCAGCTCTGCTTGGGAGGACATGGCCAAGAGGGCTGTGGGTGCTGCCTCAGCATTCGTGCTCTCTCCCCAGTGAAGAGGAGGGTGAAGAGGGGGCCCTCAGATTTCCCAGGGCTGAGCCTGGTTTGTAGGTGTCTTTATCCTTCTTGGAGGTCCCTTTATatctggggagggggacagaaCAGGGTGTAGAGGTGGGAGGAACCATACTCCCTTTTTGACAAGTGAAGGAATTGAAGCCCAAGCATCCCATAGGACTCAGTGGGGCAGGATCAAGCACCAGCACCCCCAAGGCTCAGCCACACCCTTAGAGGGCTAAAAATAAAGCCAGCAGAAGTGGTTTTACTTTGGATCACCCAGGAGTGGGTTTGGGGACCAGGCCTTCCCCTTATCTTGATGTGTCACCACTGGAGGCTTGTCTCCACTACCCCCTTCTCCTGCCCCAAATCTAAAGGTCATACAACGTGTTTCCACGTGAATCCATGGCATCGGTCTCTTCCCCTGCTGGTCTGGCCCCCAGTTGGTCCCCGAGTCTGGATTAAGCACCTACTGCATGCTTTGCCCTGGGAACCCTCATGTGGGCTTAGGGAAGGGAAGTCCTGCCAGGCCGGAGGCAGTGAGCGCCATATGAGGAACAATTTGTGAACCTGTGGCATTTTGTAGGAGTGCATCTTGTAGGAGTGTACCTGGCTCCCAGTGAGCTCAGGTGGGGACCTTGGGGACCCCAGGCCTGCCTCTTGTTAATCTGTACCCCTGGCACAGCTATGGCACAGAGGTGCAGCTGTGCTTGGGTCTAGGGGAGGAGAGATTACAGGACCGAGTTGGCCAGTGGCTCAACTGGTATTTGAGCTCCTACTGCGTGTCAGGCATAGGAGTCTGAGCACCGCACTGGGGGAATCTGGGAGGAGGCGTGGAGGGGAGAGTTGGCAGAACTTGGTTGGCTGTGGTGGGAGATGTTACTGGCACATGGGCCAGGGAAAGTCTAGTAAGTGGGCTGGGTAGGCCCCACATAAGCAAACCCCACTCGTGAAACTAGGCGTGGCCCTGGTCCCAGTCCCTGGCTATTCCGGAGCAGGACTAAGGCCCCAGGGACTGGCTGGGCCCAGGGCAGAGCTGAGTGCTGCCCGCCATTCCCTTGTGGAGGAGCCTCCACGAGGCCTGCTTCCGAGGAGGCTCTCGGGGGCACCCATAGAAGCTGCCCCAGGAGAGCAAGCTCAGCCCCGAGCCCCAGGTCGTGGGCTAGCAGGGGTGAGTGCTACGAGTTAGGAGGAACCTTTGTGTGACCTTGTGCTCATCACTTGGTCTCTGTGCCTGTGTCCTCATTGATAAAATTAGCTTGGTAGCCATGGTGCAGATGACTTGAGAGGATGCAGGTGACACCTTGGCATGTCGTAGCACACGGTTATAGCAGCAGTAGGCCTAGCAGCGATCACAGTGTTTGTGGCGCCCTCCCTTGGCTCGGTCCTTCTAAGAGCACTGTGAGTAAGCAGGCCCTCTGACAGTAGAAGACCGAGGCGCAGCAATGTCCAGTGACTTGGAGCTACTGTGTGGCAGAGCCCTCTCCACAGTCATGCTCTTGACCTCGACCCCAAGTTGCTGTCCCACCCGCCTGGGACTTCACCAGGTCACTCGAGAGTCGGGAGGCACCAGCCAGTCACCatgctgcccccagccccacccgtgCCCCAGCCGCACCTGCGgtggctccctggaggaggtgctgCCCTGACCCGTGCCTGTGTGTTTCAGACGAGGCCCGCTCCAAGAAGTGCGGTGTCCTGGTGCACTGCCTGGCAGGCATCAGCCGCTCGGTGACGGTCACGG harbors:
- the DUSP7 gene encoding dual specificity protein phosphatase 7 encodes the protein MKNQLRGPPARAHMSASGASAAGGTGAGSEPGAGSGSGAGTGAGAAAGAGAMPCKSAEWLQEELEARGGASLLLLDCRPHELFESSHIETAINLAIPGLMLRRLRKGNLPIRSIIPNHADKERFATRCKAATVLLYDEATAEWQPEPGAPASVLGLLLQKLRDDGCQAYYLQGGFNKFQTEYSEHCETNVDSSSSPSGSPPTSVLGLGGLRISSDCSDGESDRELPSSATESDGSPVPSSQPAFPVQILPYLYLGCAKDSTNLDVLGKYGIKYILNVTPNLPNAFEHGGEFTYKQIPISDHWSQNLSQFFPEAISFIDEARSKKCGVLVHCLAGISRSVTVTVAYLMQKMNLSLNDAYDFVKRKKSNISPNFNFMGQLLDFERTLGLSSPCDNHTPSEQLYFSTPTNHNLFPLNTLEST